In one window of Aceticella autotrophica DNA:
- the cas3 gene encoding CRISPR-associated helicase Cas3', whose translation MKFYSHSRKQQKYQKLLSDHLKEVKNLSIEQIPDEYKKAYEIMALCHDFGKYTSYFQKYLETQKKTSLSNHGFISAVFGGYAALQYYGEESILPLIIYNTILHHHGNLESFSTNLPVKFKDVSRKDFPLNVLDKIDISYKQIGDMRKNLFFISPDFEKLGLLREFEQFIKKENVIEDTLTVLKKLDALSVRNLKSEDNYFIHQMLYSALISADKISASNTYIPEEIYVNYKTLDTIRASKFGEPEKDIDKLRTEIFKVVLDNLEKNYDKSKIFSITAPTGTGKTITGFFAGLKLSELLGNNRKIIYSLPFTSIIEQNYDILVELLKKLDNFEGNSSRYIIKHHNLATIEYESEYRDYKKTEAELLIENWQSGIIVTTFVQLLETLVGARNRMLKKFNALKGSIIILDEIQAIDIKYFQLVDYILKKASEYLDLRIIIMTATKPMILNEAVELLDNNEKYFRIFRRTKLIPKIQEITIDSFIERFKKDLEDKSYMIVCNTIMQSLKIYKELDKLGLNREIFYLSTNIIPLHRRERIKEIKKRLKNEKIILVSTQVVEAGVDLDFDIVIRDLGPIDSIIQSAGRCNRNSRKEIGDVYIYSIVDEENNPFGKYVYGNTLMNISKEILKRYDNILEEKYFQLINEYFNMVMQNKSSQDSREFIKSIENLDFSEGEYSINSFSLIQNNPGYFEAFFIYDDESENVFKKYLSLSTIKDFNVRREKYLEIQKNIKDYILSLPIKYINNFQLDKGIPYLPKEGVIDLYDFKTGFRRDKDDKYMIL comes from the coding sequence ATGAAATTTTATTCTCACAGCAGGAAACAGCAAAAATATCAAAAATTATTATCTGATCATTTAAAAGAAGTAAAAAATTTATCAATTGAACAAATTCCAGATGAATATAAGAAGGCTTATGAAATAATGGCACTATGCCATGATTTTGGGAAGTATACATCATATTTCCAAAAATATTTAGAAACTCAGAAGAAAACTTCTTTATCAAATCATGGATTTATTTCTGCTGTATTTGGAGGATATGCTGCACTTCAATATTATGGGGAAGAAAGTATTCTTCCCTTGATCATTTATAATACTATACTTCATCATCATGGCAATTTAGAAAGTTTTTCGACAAATCTTCCTGTTAAATTCAAAGATGTATCTAGAAAAGATTTTCCTTTAAATGTACTAGATAAAATAGATATTTCCTATAAACAAATAGGAGATATGAGAAAGAATTTATTTTTCATAAGTCCTGATTTTGAAAAGTTAGGTTTGTTAAGAGAATTTGAACAGTTTATTAAGAAAGAAAATGTTATAGAGGATACATTAACTGTTCTTAAAAAACTAGATGCCTTATCTGTTAGGAATTTAAAATCAGAGGATAATTATTTTATCCATCAAATGCTTTATTCTGCTTTGATTTCGGCTGATAAGATAAGTGCATCAAACACATATATACCCGAAGAAATATATGTTAATTATAAAACCTTAGATACGATTAGAGCAAGTAAATTTGGGGAACCAGAGAAAGATATAGATAAACTTAGAACAGAGATATTTAAAGTTGTTTTAGATAATTTAGAGAAAAATTATGATAAATCAAAAATATTTTCTATTACTGCTCCTACAGGTACAGGTAAAACAATTACAGGCTTTTTTGCGGGTTTAAAGTTAAGTGAATTATTAGGGAATAATCGAAAAATAATATATTCATTGCCCTTTACTTCAATTATAGAACAAAACTATGATATATTAGTTGAACTTTTGAAAAAGCTTGATAACTTTGAGGGGAATAGCAGCAGATATATAATCAAACACCATAATTTAGCAACAATAGAGTATGAGAGCGAATATAGGGACTATAAAAAAACGGAAGCCGAATTGTTAATAGAAAATTGGCAGAGCGGAATAATTGTTACAACTTTTGTCCAACTTTTAGAAACTTTGGTAGGAGCAAGAAATAGAATGTTAAAGAAATTTAATGCTTTGAAAGGTTCAATTATAATACTTGATGAAATTCAAGCTATTGATATAAAGTATTTCCAATTAGTAGATTATATTCTAAAAAAAGCTTCTGAGTACTTGGATTTAAGAATTATAATAATGACAGCTACAAAACCAATGATTTTAAATGAAGCAGTTGAATTGCTTGACAATAACGAAAAATACTTTAGAATATTTAGAAGGACAAAATTAATACCTAAAATACAAGAAATAACAATAGATTCCTTTATAGAAAGATTTAAGAAGGATTTGGAAGATAAATCTTACATGATAGTTTGCAATACAATTATGCAGTCATTAAAAATATATAAAGAATTAGATAAATTAGGTTTGAATAGAGAGATATTTTATTTATCTACAAACATAATTCCTTTGCATCGGAGAGAAAGGATTAAAGAGATAAAAAAAAGATTAAAAAATGAAAAGATAATACTTGTTTCAACCCAAGTAGTTGAGGCAGGAGTTGACCTTGATTTTGATATTGTAATAAGAGATTTAGGACCTATTGATTCTATTATTCAGTCAGCAGGGAGATGTAATAGAAATAGCAGAAAGGAGATTGGTGATGTATATATTTATTCTATAGTTGATGAAGAAAATAATCCTTTTGGCAAATATGTTTATGGGAATACATTAATGAATATATCAAAAGAAATACTTAAAAGATATGATAATATCTTGGAAGAAAAATATTTTCAATTAATAAATGAATATTTTAATATGGTGATGCAAAACAAATCATCACAAGATTCACGGGAGTTTATAAAATCGATTGAGAATTTAGATTTTTCAGAAGGAGAATATTCTATAAACAGTTTTTCACTAATACAAAACAACCCGGGATACTTTGAGGCCTTCTTTATATACGATGATGAATCAGAAAATGTTTTTAAGAAGTATTTAAGTTTATCAACCATAAAAGATTTTAATGTTAGAAGAGAAAAATATTTAGAAATACAAAAAAATATAAAAGATTATATACTTTCACTTCCTATAAAATATATTAATAATTTTCAACTAGACAAAGGTATTCCTTACTTACCTAAAGAAGGAGTAATAGACTTGTATGATTTTAAAACAGGATTTAGAAGAGATAAAGATGATAAATATATGATATTATAA
- a CDS encoding DUF6431 domain-containing protein: MIIIAFPIKNIHEYIENKSYLYIDTPSGCPNCNYNGKLHRHGYYCRGVFIDNNCIDITIARVICPVCHKTHALIPDFLVPYFIYPLSVILTSLKKIFIDGHGTTYVADEIIKEFNLSFVKQQNISYFKMRFLSIMNYIHSFFANFQEYIETMNSLSPKTLISNIYKYTKEKVKFNLHYFDLMKVHFFKKV; encoded by the coding sequence ATGATAATTATAGCCTTTCCAATTAAAAATATACATGAATATATCGAAAATAAATCATATTTGTACATAGATACACCATCTGGATGCCCTAATTGCAATTACAACGGTAAATTGCACAGGCATGGCTATTACTGCAGGGGTGTCTTTATCGACAATAATTGCATAGATATTACCATAGCAAGAGTTATTTGTCCTGTATGCCATAAAACACATGCTTTAATACCGGACTTTTTAGTGCCATATTTCATCTATCCTTTATCTGTTATTCTAACTTCCTTGAAAAAAATATTTATCGATGGACATGGCACTACATATGTTGCTGATGAGATCATTAAAGAGTTTAATTTGTCTTTTGTGAAACAGCAAAATATCAGTTATTTCAAAATGAGATTTCTCTCGATTATGAATTATATTCACAGCTTTTTTGCTAATTTTCAAGAATACATTGAAACAATGAACAGTTTATCACCTAAAACTTTGATAAGCAATATTTATAAATATACAAAAGAAAAGGTAAAGTTTAATTTACACTATTTTGATTTGATGAAAGTACATTTTTTCAAAAAAGTTTAG
- the cas5b gene encoding type I-B CRISPR-associated protein Cas5b: protein MVIFDLWGKFAHFRKFYTNSSSLTYSVPPRTTVEGIIAALLGYERDTYYEILNAENLHVAVRKMSKTKKIMQSVNYIKATSAGELHSPKQHTQIPFELLASDDKVRYRFYVTHKNKELLSKINEHLFKNKPVFTLYFGSAPFTCYIEYVGNEKWDWMDSDDFQDIFTVIPSDKIEEIDIKNMKGYLLKERMPRDFGEDRTIKEVTTYVYEDEGHFIRVKINGKFVRLSNGENIIFM from the coding sequence ATGGTCATATTCGATTTGTGGGGTAAATTTGCTCACTTCAGAAAATTTTATACAAACTCTTCTTCTTTAACTTATTCAGTTCCACCAAGAACAACAGTGGAAGGAATCATAGCTGCTTTGCTTGGCTATGAAAGAGATACTTATTATGAAATATTAAATGCAGAAAATTTGCACGTAGCTGTTAGGAAGATGAGCAAAACAAAGAAAATAATGCAATCTGTAAACTATATCAAGGCAACTAGTGCTGGAGAACTTCATTCTCCAAAACAGCATACACAAATCCCCTTTGAATTATTAGCTAGTGATGATAAAGTACGTTATAGATTTTACGTAACTCATAAAAATAAAGAACTATTAAGTAAAATCAATGAGCACTTATTTAAAAACAAACCTGTCTTCACCCTTTACTTTGGCAGTGCGCCTTTTACATGTTATATTGAATATGTTGGGAATGAAAAGTGGGATTGGATGGACAGTGATGATTTTCAAGATATTTTTACTGTCATACCAAGTGATAAGATTGAAGAAATAGATATTAAAAATATGAAAGGATATTTACTAAAAGAGAGAATGCCAAGGGATTTCGGAGAGGATAGAACAATAAAAGAAGTGACTACGTATGTTTATGAAGATGAGGGACATTTCATCAGAGTAAAGATTAATGGTAAATTTGTTAGACTTTCAAATGGGGAAAACATAATATTTATGTAA
- a CDS encoding DDE-type integrase/transposase/recombinase → MDNDVKQKIAYFKFSLIAPLINENYTQETAKEYMEVITSKVYDVPSLGKREFSPNTIKTWLYCYRKYGFEGLYPKSRCDKGASRVLTDDIKAYIKNLKVDNPRRSAKSIYQELLVKKFIDLDKVSLSTIQRYLRKTKISTSALNTKDRRAFEMEYPNDCWQSDISMGPYLVINGKKIKTYLIAFLDDSSRLITHAEFYETDNVISLIDAYKKAVSKRGVPKKLFVDNGKVFQSEQLHLICASLGTSLCYAEPYSPESKGKIERFFRTLKDQWMYGFDWQKISSIDELNENLNKYIEGIYHQTVHSSINMKPIEKFIKYTDTMKFIDSKEEIDNIFLYRVKRRVIKDATVSIEKVKFEVPMQYIGDYVNIRYYPKSLDKAYIFSEDGKLLQTIHPVNKIDNSKIRRKEIDFSL, encoded by the coding sequence ATGGATAATGATGTTAAACAAAAAATTGCTTATTTTAAATTTTCTTTGATAGCACCGCTTATCAATGAAAATTACACTCAGGAAACAGCAAAAGAATATATGGAGGTTATTACTTCTAAGGTTTATGATGTGCCTTCGTTAGGTAAAAGAGAATTTTCTCCTAATACAATTAAGACATGGCTTTACTGTTACAGAAAATATGGATTTGAAGGTCTATATCCTAAAAGCAGATGCGACAAAGGTGCTTCAAGAGTTTTAACTGATGACATTAAAGCCTATATTAAGAATCTAAAAGTTGATAATCCAAGAAGATCAGCTAAGTCAATCTATCAGGAACTTTTAGTTAAAAAGTTTATTGACCTTGATAAGGTATCCTTATCTACAATCCAAAGATATCTTCGAAAAACTAAAATATCTACATCAGCATTGAATACAAAAGACAGGAGAGCTTTTGAAATGGAGTATCCTAATGACTGCTGGCAATCTGATATATCTATGGGTCCATACTTAGTTATTAACGGCAAGAAGATTAAGACATACCTTATTGCTTTTCTGGATGATTCATCAAGGTTAATAACACATGCAGAATTTTATGAGACAGATAATGTCATATCACTTATTGATGCATACAAAAAAGCTGTTTCAAAAAGAGGTGTTCCTAAAAAACTATTTGTTGATAACGGCAAGGTATTCCAAAGCGAACAATTGCATTTAATATGTGCATCATTAGGAACGTCTTTATGTTATGCTGAACCGTATTCGCCAGAATCGAAAGGAAAAATTGAAAGGTTTTTCAGAACATTAAAAGACCAATGGATGTATGGATTTGATTGGCAGAAAATATCTTCCATAGACGAATTGAATGAGAACTTGAATAAATATATTGAAGGAATATACCATCAAACAGTACATTCATCAATAAATATGAAGCCCATAGAGAAATTCATTAAATATACTGACACGATGAAATTCATAGATTCTAAAGAAGAGATTGATAACATATTTCTCTATAGAGTCAAAAGGCGTGTAATTAAAGATGCCACAGTATCAATAGAAAAAGTCAAATTTGAAGTGCCAATGCAGTATATCGGTGATTATGTAAATATACGATATTATCCAAAATCACTTGATAAAGCATATATTTTTAGTGAAGACGGCAAACTCTTGCAAACAATACATCCCGTAAACAAAATTGATAATTCTAAGATAAGAAGAAAAGAAATAGACTTTTCTTTGTAA